From a single Pseudorasbora parva isolate DD20220531a chromosome 17, ASM2467924v1, whole genome shotgun sequence genomic region:
- the srd5a2b gene encoding 3-oxo-5-alpha-steroid 4-dehydrogenase 2b, with the protein MQCQEFLVRGLSLGMILGGIMHFICLRKSHAAYGRYVDTSGSSMMVPARLAWFLQELPALLVPLLLMLITDGKHSTGKHLMLWTFCLHYFQRSCIYSLLTKGRPYPFNIMLLGMVFCSINGFLQAHYLLHCATYHNTWFSDVCLLAGLIIFFIGMGVNIHSDHILRSLRKPGEISYKIPRGGLFEYVSGANFFGEIVQWLGYAVATWSLPTFAFAFFTICFIAPRAYHHHRFYHEKFKDFPRSRRSLIPFIF; encoded by the exons ATGCAGTGCCAGGAGTTCCTCGTGCGGGGCCTGAGCTTGGGGATGATCCTGGGTGggataatgcactttatatgtCTCAGGAAGTCTCACGCTGCCTACGGCCGCTACGTGGACACCTCGGGCAGCTCCATGATGGTGCCCGCTAGGCTAGCATGGTTCCTCCAGGAGCTTCCCGCTCTCCTGGTGCCTCTGCTTTTGATGCTGATCACGGATGGAAAACACAGCACCGGGAAACACCTGATGCTCTGGACCTTCTGCCTGCACTACTTCCAAAG GAGCTGTATCTACTCTCTGCTGACCAAAGGGAGGCCGTATCCATTCAACATCATGCTGCTAGGGATGGTGTTTTGCTCTATTAATGGCTTCCTGCAGGCACACTACCTGCTGCATTGTGCTACATATCACAACACATGGTTTTCTGATGTCTGTTTACTAGCTG GACTGATCATATTTTTCATAGGAATGGGAGTCAATATTCACAGTGACCACATTCTTCGCAGCCTGAGAAAACCTGGAGAAATTTCCTATAAAATCCCAAGAG GCGGCTTGTTTGAGTATGTGTCTGGTGCAAATTTCTTCGGAGAGATAGTACAGTGGCTGGGCTATGCTGTTGCTACCTGGTCCTTACCCACATTTGCTTTTGCTTTTTTCACAATTTGCTTCATAGCCCCGAGAGCTTATCACCATCACAG GTTCTATCATGAGAAGTTCAAAGATTTCCCAAGATCAAGAAGATCCCTCATTCCCTTCATCTTCTGA